A stretch of the Notolabrus celidotus isolate fNotCel1 chromosome 3, fNotCel1.pri, whole genome shotgun sequence genome encodes the following:
- the pdcd7 gene encoding programmed cell death protein 7, with translation MEHTQQPPDYYSGYQDTPYPVNRPPYGAAPQAATQPDPSAPQWPPTPGYDLYGFRYDLPAMPPGAGGGGFGGPHFPPPFGFDPSVPPPPLGCPPPGLFPSLEPPAPLTNSPFQPPSQQFRPGPQSARYDLDSGQSPLHPQRGPDRGPGTQRRAEDDADLQRTQDQQWIRRFLQSRGKICLSSQTKQPRTVSDQQPRTVSDLQPRTVSDLQPRTVSDQHSQQSVPELRRSLSRAAQLVSQLTETCESLRSSIEEDSEWTQSYSGALKVKDELQDLLVVLRDSERLACWKTKLSRISERRSRKRRSRRLLQLEEQQREERSAEKEAAIDRWRLQQIQQVEERKKELEVKRAADSVLCEVRKKQTDVKRMQDVLRSVEKLRKLRKEAASRKGILTEPECDDAFRERVEQLRGVMKRRTAVYCVEEKALRVMLEGEQEEERRREQERKGRKERERQLKRRSRAQAMLFGEDFPADTVLQPFTQFHTQAERSLLALLHIRREWDMFVVVADHPDGSPVPQAWVIPDPPSDQVWASSLQTDDTQGDKICV, from the exons AtggaacacacacagcagcctccTGATTACTACAGCGGCTATCAGGATACTCCGTACCCCGTTAACAGACCTCCGTACGGAGCCGCGCCTCAGGCAGCGACACAGCCGGACCCCAGCGCTCCTCAGTGGCCCCCCACACCGGGATACGACCTGTACGGATTCAGGTACGACCTCCCGGCTATGCCCCCCGGAGCAGGAGGCGGGGGTTTCGGAGGACCTCACTTCCCTCCTCCGTTTGGGTTTGACCCCTCCGTCCCCCCGCCGCCCCTTGGTTGTCCCCCCCCGGGACTCTTCCCCAGTCTAGAGCCCCCCGCCCCGTTAACCAACTCACCATTTCAGCCACCCAGTCAGCAGTTCAGACCAGGTCCCCAGAGTGCTCGGTATGATCTAGACTCAGGTCAGAGTCCGCTGCACCCTCAGCGAGGTCCTGACCGGGGTCCAGGAACCCAGAGGCGAGCTGAGGATGACGCCGACCTTCAGAGGACCCAGGACCAGCAGTGGATCAGACGCTTCCTACAGAGCAGAGGCAAGATCTGCTTGAGCTCGCAGACCAAGCAGCCCCGGACAGTCTCAGACCAGCAGCCCCGGACAGTCTCAGACCTGCAGCCCCGGACAGTCTCAGACCTGCAGCCCCGAACAGTCTCAGACCAGCATTCCCAGCAGAGTGTCCCCGAGCTGAGGCGGTCTCTGTCCAGGGCGGCTCAGCTTGTCTCCCAGTTGACTGAGACCTGTGAATCTCTGAGGAGCAGCATTGAGGAGGACAGTGAGTGGACTCAGTCTTATTCAGGGGCTCTGAAGGTTAAAGATGAGCTTCAGGACCTGCTGGTTGTCCTCAGGGACAGTGAGAGATTAGCCTGCTGGAAGACTAAACTGAGCCGCATCTCAGAGAGGAGGTCCAGGAAGCGGAGGTCCAGGAGACTGCTGCAGctagaggagcagcagagggaggagcGCAGTGCGGAGAAGGAAGCTGCCATAGACAGATGGAGGCTCCAGCAGATCcagcaggtggaggagaggaagaag gaGCTGGAGGTGAAGCGTGCTGCAGACTCAGTGCTCTGTGAGGTGAGGAAGAAGCAGACGGATGTGAAGAGGATGCAGGATGTGCTGAGATCTGTGGAGAAGCTACGCAAACTGAGGAAGGAGGCTGCGTCCAGGAAAG gtatCCTCACAGAGCCAGAGTGTGATGATGCATTCAGGGAGCGTGTGGAGCAGCTGAGGggtgtgatgaagaggaggacagcGGTGTACTGTGTGGAGGAGAAGGCTCTGAGGGTGATGCTGGagggggagcaggaggaggagaggaggagggagcaggagaggaaggggaggaaggagagagagagacagctgaagaggagaagcagagcaCAAGCCATGCTGTTTGGAG aggACTTTCCAGCTGACACTGTGCTGCAGCCGTTCACACAGTTTCACACTCAGGCCGAGAGGAGTCTGCTCGCTTTGCTGCACATCAG gAGGGAGTGGGACATGTTCGTGGTGGTGGCCGATCATCCTGACGGCTCTCCTGTGCCTCAAGCATGGGTCATACCTGACCCTCCCTCAGACCAGGTGTGGGCCTCTTCCCTTCAGACTGATGATACACAGGGAGACAAAATCTGTGTGTAA